A window from Pseudomonas campi encodes these proteins:
- a CDS encoding TIGR01777 family oxidoreductase, with amino-acid sequence MHILLTGGTGLIGRALCRLWLGQGHQLTVWSRTPDQVAGLCGAPVRGIGRLEDYGDGPLDAVINLAGAPIADRPWTHKRKALLWASRVALTEQLLAWLDGRAQRPQVLLSGSAVGWYGDGGERELDEDSPPVVEDFAAQLCSAWEETALRAEELGIRVVLLRTGLVLAADGGFLKRLLLPFKLGLGGPIGNGRQWMPWIHLEDQVGLIDFLLQHPDAHGPYNACAPQPVRNKAFAQALGRALHRPALLPLPGLLLKVGLGELSGLLLGGQKALPQRALAAGYEFRFTAIDSALAALFKDAA; translated from the coding sequence ATGCACATCTTGCTGACCGGCGGTACAGGTTTGATCGGCCGTGCGCTCTGTCGCCTGTGGTTGGGCCAGGGCCATCAGCTGACCGTATGGAGCCGCACGCCTGACCAGGTGGCCGGCTTGTGCGGGGCGCCGGTGCGCGGCATCGGCCGCCTCGAGGACTACGGCGACGGCCCACTGGATGCGGTGATCAACCTGGCCGGCGCGCCGATCGCCGACCGCCCCTGGACGCACAAGCGCAAGGCGCTGCTGTGGGCCAGCCGGGTCGCGCTCACCGAGCAGCTGCTGGCCTGGCTGGATGGTCGCGCGCAACGGCCGCAAGTGCTGCTTTCCGGCTCTGCGGTGGGCTGGTACGGCGATGGCGGCGAGCGTGAACTGGACGAGGACAGCCCGCCGGTGGTGGAGGATTTCGCCGCGCAATTGTGCAGCGCTTGGGAAGAAACTGCCCTGCGCGCCGAAGAACTGGGCATTCGCGTGGTGCTGCTGCGTACCGGTCTGGTGCTGGCGGCCGATGGTGGTTTCCTCAAGCGCCTGTTGCTGCCGTTCAAGTTGGGCCTGGGCGGGCCGATCGGCAATGGGCGGCAGTGGATGCCGTGGATTCACCTGGAGGATCAAGTCGGCCTGATCGACTTTCTCTTGCAGCACCCCGACGCCCACGGTCCCTATAATGCCTGCGCGCCGCAGCCGGTGCGGAACAAGGCCTTCGCCCAGGCCCTCGGCCGCGCCCTGCATCGCCCGGCGCTGTTGCCGCTGCCGGGGTTGTTATTGAAAGTCGGCCTGGGCGAACTGTCCGGGCTGCTGCTCGGCGGGCAGAAGGCCCTGCCGCAGCGGGCGCTGGCCGCCGGCTATGAATTCCGTTTTACCGCTATCGATTCGGCCCTGGCCGCTCTGTTTAAGGACGCTGCATGA
- a CDS encoding NAD(P)/FAD-dependent oxidoreductase, whose product MNAPIAIIGTGLAGLSAAQALHAAGLEVQLFDKSRGSGGRMASKRSDAGSLDLGAQYFTARDRRFVEVVQQWQARGWVAEWDPELYHYNANGLLPSPDEQVRWVGTPRMSAITRAMLGALPVHFACRITEAFHGEQHWTLLDAEGQSHGPFSSVIVATPAPQATGLLSAAPKLASAAASVIMEPTWAVALAFATPLETRVEGCFAQGSALDWVARNRSKPGRDGQLDSWVLHASSSWSKQHLDLDKEAVIERLHGAFAEMIGCPLPAPSFSLAHRWLYARPASGHEWGALADADLGLYACGDWCLSGRVEGAWLSGQEAARRLLEHRQ is encoded by the coding sequence ATGAACGCACCCATCGCCATCATCGGTACCGGCCTGGCGGGACTCTCCGCCGCCCAGGCGCTGCATGCCGCCGGACTGGAAGTTCAACTGTTCGACAAGAGCCGCGGCAGCGGCGGACGCATGGCCAGCAAGCGCAGCGATGCCGGCTCGCTCGATCTCGGCGCGCAATACTTCACCGCCCGCGATCGCCGCTTCGTCGAAGTGGTACAGCAATGGCAGGCCCGCGGCTGGGTCGCCGAGTGGGACCCCGAGCTCTATCACTACAACGCCAACGGCCTGCTGCCCTCCCCCGACGAACAGGTGCGCTGGGTCGGCACGCCACGCATGAGCGCCATCACCCGCGCCATGCTCGGTGCTCTGCCGGTGCACTTCGCCTGCCGTATCACCGAGGCGTTCCATGGTGAGCAGCACTGGACCCTGCTCGATGCCGAGGGCCAGAGCCATGGTCCGTTCAGCAGCGTGATCGTCGCCACGCCGGCGCCCCAGGCCACCGGCCTGCTCAGTGCCGCGCCGAAACTGGCGAGCGCCGCCGCCAGCGTGATCATGGAACCGACCTGGGCGGTCGCCCTGGCCTTCGCCACACCGCTGGAGACCCGCGTCGAAGGCTGCTTCGCCCAGGGCAGCGCGCTCGACTGGGTGGCACGCAACCGCAGCAAACCCGGCCGCGACGGCCAGCTCGACAGCTGGGTGCTGCATGCCAGCAGCAGCTGGAGCAAGCAGCACCTGGACCTGGACAAGGAAGCGGTGATCGAGCGGCTGCACGGCGCCTTCGCCGAGATGATCGGCTGCCCGCTGCCCGCACCGAGCTTCAGCCTGGCCCACCGCTGGCTCTACGCGCGACCGGCCAGCGGCCATGAGTGGGGCGCCCTGGCCGATGCCGACCTGGGCCTGTACGCCTGTGGTGACTGGTGCCTGTCAGGGCGGGTGGAAGGCGCCTGGCTGAGTGGCCAGGAGGCGGCCCGTCGCCTGCTCGAGCATCGCCAGTGA
- a CDS encoding TIGR02450 family Trp-rich protein produces the protein MSGKRRLNPRKLLLSKWTARQPQNREKHFLVSELICDEEGTVLQVELQAVLTQRSERLDWQALQDGERWQMGWK, from the coding sequence GTGAGCGGCAAGCGGCGCCTCAATCCGCGCAAGCTGCTGCTGTCGAAATGGACCGCACGCCAGCCGCAGAACCGCGAGAAGCACTTCCTGGTCAGTGAGCTGATCTGCGACGAGGAAGGCACGGTATTGCAGGTCGAACTGCAGGCCGTGCTCACCCAGCGCAGCGAGCGCCTGGACTGGCAAGCGCTGCAGGATGGCGAGCGCTGGCAGATGGGCTGGAAGTAG
- the rlmF gene encoding 23S rRNA (adenine(1618)-N(6))-methyltransferase RlmF, which produces MPPKSDTPAPPVPPSSPALLHPRNRHQGRYDFPRLIEASPELAEFVILNPYGKQSIDFANPEAVRVFNRALLRQLYGLQHWDIPPGYLCPPIPGRADYVHGLADLLASDNSGEIPRGAAIRALDIGTGASCIYPLLGHSDYGWHFLGSDIDDTALASARAIIQANGLDGAIALRQQLQRGQIFKSLLQDGERFALTLCNPPFHANAEEAASGSRRKWKNLGKLDPKRKLPELNFGGQSAELWCTGGEASFLKRMIAESAQFSGQVLWFSSLVSKASNVPYAENLLKKAGAVEVRCIDMAQGNKQSRFVAWTFHSPEQRAAWLRSAG; this is translated from the coding sequence ATGCCGCCAAAATCCGATACACCCGCTCCCCCTGTCCCGCCCAGCAGCCCGGCGCTGCTGCACCCGCGCAACCGTCACCAGGGCCGCTACGACTTCCCCCGGTTGATCGAGGCCAGCCCGGAGTTGGCCGAGTTCGTCATCCTCAACCCCTACGGCAAGCAGAGCATCGACTTCGCCAATCCCGAGGCGGTGCGGGTCTTCAACCGCGCGCTGCTGCGCCAGCTGTACGGCCTGCAGCACTGGGACATTCCGCCGGGCTACCTGTGCCCGCCGATCCCCGGCCGCGCCGACTACGTGCACGGCCTGGCCGACCTGCTGGCCAGCGACAACAGTGGCGAAATTCCACGCGGCGCGGCGATCCGCGCGCTGGACATCGGCACCGGCGCCAGCTGCATCTACCCGCTGCTCGGCCATAGCGACTACGGCTGGCACTTCCTCGGTTCGGACATCGACGACACGGCCCTGGCCTCGGCCCGCGCCATCATCCAGGCCAATGGCCTGGACGGCGCCATCGCCCTGCGCCAGCAACTGCAGCGCGGGCAGATCTTCAAGAGCCTGCTGCAGGACGGCGAGCGCTTCGCCCTGACCCTGTGCAACCCGCCCTTCCACGCCAACGCCGAGGAAGCCGCCAGCGGCAGCCGGCGCAAGTGGAAGAACCTCGGCAAGCTCGACCCCAAACGCAAGCTGCCGGAACTCAACTTCGGCGGGCAGAGCGCCGAGCTGTGGTGCACCGGCGGCGAGGCCAGTTTCCTCAAGCGCATGATCGCCGAAAGCGCCCAGTTTTCCGGCCAGGTGCTGTGGTTCAGCAGCCTGGTGTCCAAGGCCAGCAACGTGCCCTACGCCGAGAACCTGCTGAAGAAGGCCGGGGCCGTGGAGGTGCGCTGTATCGACATGGCCCAGGGCAACAAGCAGAGCCGCTTCGTCGCCTGGACCTTCCACAGCCCCGAGCAACGCGCGGCCTGGCTGCGCTCGGCGGGCTAA
- a CDS encoding IMPACT family protein: MPFSLQGVCEYREEIRKSRFLALAAPIASAEEALAFIQQHSDLNASHNCWAFKCGQQYRFSDDGEPGGTAGRPILAAIEGQDCDQVVVLVIRWYGGIQLGTGGLARAYGGSAAKCLQGGERIALVARIQARCHIPFAELERVKARLGKWQVSIERESFDAEGADCQLSLPVANLQQVSEQLIELGRGRIRLEILDPGHGPRT; encoded by the coding sequence ATGCCGTTCAGTCTGCAGGGCGTCTGCGAGTACCGCGAGGAAATCCGCAAGAGCCGCTTCCTCGCCCTGGCCGCGCCCATCGCCAGCGCCGAGGAGGCCTTGGCCTTTATCCAGCAGCACAGCGACCTGAATGCCTCGCACAATTGCTGGGCCTTCAAGTGCGGCCAGCAGTACCGCTTCAGCGACGACGGCGAACCCGGCGGCACGGCGGGCCGACCGATCCTCGCGGCCATCGAAGGGCAGGATTGCGACCAGGTGGTGGTGCTGGTGATTCGCTGGTATGGCGGCATCCAGCTCGGCACCGGCGGCCTGGCCCGCGCCTATGGCGGCAGCGCGGCGAAATGCCTGCAGGGTGGCGAACGCATTGCCCTGGTGGCGCGCATTCAGGCGCGCTGCCATATCCCCTTCGCCGAGCTGGAGCGGGTCAAGGCTCGCCTGGGTAAATGGCAAGTCAGTATCGAACGGGAAAGCTTCGATGCCGAAGGAGCCGACTGCCAACTGAGCCTGCCGGTGGCCAATCTGCAGCAGGTCAGCGAACAGCTGATCGAACTGGGCCGCGGGCGCATCCGCCTGGAAATACTTGACCCGGGTCATGGGCCGCGTACATAG
- a CDS encoding substrate-binding periplasmic protein, with protein sequence MNCKRLLAVLMLLCSPLTQAQPPEELRISVGDWPPYLSAELKHGGVIAHLISDLFADEGYRVNFQFLPWPRAYAAAAAGRFDASAVWMHKSEREADFLFSAPLLNEQFVFFHLKSQPFDWHSFSDLDGMRLGGGLEYSYGEAFDSFLSKGTVKMERVSSDRQNFEKLLKERVALYPQELNVGYASLRKHFSAADAARITHHPKPLLNNLSYLMLPKQLAGSQALLERFNRRLQSYRDSGRYDSYFRDLQAGKYEIPQAAPDAKLPLFE encoded by the coding sequence ATGAACTGCAAGCGACTGTTAGCCGTGCTGATGCTGCTGTGCAGCCCGCTGACCCAGGCGCAACCCCCAGAGGAACTGCGCATCAGCGTCGGCGACTGGCCGCCCTACCTGTCCGCCGAGCTCAAGCATGGCGGGGTCATCGCCCACCTGATCAGCGACCTGTTCGCCGACGAAGGCTACCGGGTCAACTTCCAGTTCCTGCCCTGGCCGCGGGCCTATGCCGCCGCCGCAGCCGGCCGCTTCGACGCCAGCGCCGTGTGGATGCACAAGAGCGAACGCGAGGCCGACTTCCTGTTCAGTGCCCCGCTGCTCAACGAACAGTTCGTATTCTTCCACCTGAAAAGCCAACCCTTCGACTGGCACAGCTTCAGCGACCTGGACGGCATGCGTCTGGGCGGCGGCCTGGAATACAGCTATGGCGAAGCGTTCGACAGCTTCCTGAGCAAGGGCACGGTGAAGATGGAGCGGGTCTCCAGCGACCGGCAGAATTTCGAGAAACTGCTCAAGGAGCGCGTGGCCCTCTACCCGCAGGAACTCAACGTCGGTTACGCCTCGCTGCGCAAACACTTCAGCGCAGCCGATGCCGCCCGCATCACCCACCACCCCAAACCACTGCTGAACAACCTCAGCTACCTGATGCTGCCCAAGCAACTGGCAGGCAGCCAGGCCCTGCTGGAACGCTTCAACCGCCGCCTGCAGAGCTATCGCGACAGCGGTCGCTACGACAGCTACTTCCGTGACCTGCAGGCGGGCAAGTATGAAATCCCGCAAGCCGCGCCCGACGCCAAGCTGCCGCTGTTCGAATAA
- a CDS encoding Lrp/AsnC family transcriptional regulator encodes MDKFDQQILALLREDARTSVSQIAREVNLSRSAVGERIRQLEQSGVIQGYHAQVASPDSAAVKAFLELFYQNGRCQDYVERMRAYPEIRRCCGISGETDMLVYVEAASMARLSEVRAALEAFPCMQRVKTHMVVQEWAM; translated from the coding sequence TTGGACAAGTTCGACCAACAGATCCTCGCCCTGCTGCGCGAAGACGCCCGCACCTCCGTCAGCCAGATCGCCCGCGAGGTCAACCTGTCGCGTTCGGCGGTGGGCGAGCGCATTCGCCAACTGGAGCAGAGCGGGGTGATCCAGGGTTACCACGCCCAGGTGGCCAGCCCGGACAGTGCGGCGGTCAAGGCCTTCCTCGAACTGTTCTACCAGAATGGCCGCTGCCAGGATTATGTCGAGCGCATGCGCGCCTACCCGGAGATCCGCCGCTGCTGTGGCATCAGCGGCGAAACCGACATGCTGGTGTATGTCGAGGCCGCGTCCATGGCGCGCCTGAGCGAAGTGCGCGCGGCCCTCGAGGCGTTCCCCTGCATGCAGCGGGTGAAAACGCACATGGTGGTGCAGGAGTGGGCGATGTAG
- the yjeH gene encoding L-methionine/branched-chain amino acid transporter: protein MSRLNKELGLLQGIGLLSTSLLGTGIFVVPALAATAAGQASLWAWLILIVLVLPVAFTFAQLGKRFPHAGGAPHLIGRAFGARMERLIAFLFLAVLPVGLPAALNIATGFWQALLPIGRGEALLIQLATLGAMLLLGQRPARASGFIQGLIALAIIGTVALVWWVGELPLASQPLLPDIDDSWQLIPAALGVMFWCFVGIEAFTHLGEEFKNPQRDFPLALLLGVLLAGLVYWAFSVAVLSFGVYGDVHSDAASLPRLMDQLLGDKARVLVALVGYLACFASMNVYVQGFARLIWSLADEGKLPQPLARLNRHGVPGPALLLVVLICALCAALAGVLQLSVDDLIRYANGNFILVYLLSMAAGWVLLRGVWRWLAGFSSLLCALVLLALGVEALYALGLLGGLALFGYWREKRAALPLRS, encoded by the coding sequence ATGAGCCGCTTGAACAAGGAACTGGGCCTGCTGCAGGGCATCGGGCTGCTCAGCACTTCGCTGCTCGGCACCGGCATCTTCGTGGTGCCGGCGCTGGCCGCCACCGCCGCCGGACAGGCCTCGCTGTGGGCCTGGCTGATCCTGATCGTCCTGGTGCTGCCGGTGGCCTTCACCTTCGCCCAGTTGGGCAAGCGCTTCCCCCATGCCGGCGGTGCGCCACACCTGATCGGTCGGGCTTTCGGCGCGCGCATGGAGCGGCTGATCGCCTTCCTGTTTCTTGCCGTACTGCCGGTGGGGTTGCCGGCGGCGCTGAATATCGCCACCGGCTTCTGGCAGGCGCTGCTGCCGATCGGCCGGGGCGAAGCGCTGCTGATCCAGCTCGCCACCCTCGGCGCCATGCTCCTGCTCGGCCAGCGCCCGGCCAGGGCCTCGGGCTTTATTCAGGGGCTGATCGCCCTGGCCATCATCGGCACCGTGGCGCTGGTCTGGTGGGTCGGCGAGTTGCCGCTGGCCAGCCAGCCGCTGCTGCCGGATATCGACGATTCCTGGCAGCTTATCCCGGCTGCGCTGGGGGTGATGTTCTGGTGCTTCGTCGGCATCGAGGCCTTCACCCACCTGGGCGAGGAATTCAAAAACCCGCAGCGCGATTTCCCCCTCGCGCTGCTGCTCGGCGTGCTGCTGGCCGGTCTGGTGTACTGGGCGTTCTCGGTGGCGGTGCTGAGCTTCGGCGTGTATGGCGATGTACACAGCGACGCCGCCTCGCTGCCGCGCCTGATGGATCAGCTGCTGGGCGACAAGGCCCGCGTACTGGTGGCGCTGGTCGGCTACCTGGCCTGCTTCGCTTCGATGAACGTCTATGTGCAGGGCTTCGCCCGGCTGATCTGGAGCCTGGCCGACGAAGGCAAGTTGCCGCAGCCGCTGGCCCGCCTCAACCGGCATGGTGTGCCCGGCCCGGCCTTGCTGCTGGTGGTGCTGATCTGCGCCCTGTGCGCTGCCCTGGCCGGCGTGCTGCAACTGTCGGTGGACGACCTGATCCGCTACGCCAACGGCAACTTCATCCTGGTCTATCTGCTCAGCATGGCCGCCGGCTGGGTGTTGCTGCGCGGCGTGTGGCGCTGGCTGGCGGGGTTCAGCAGCCTGCTCTGCGCCCTGGTGCTGCTGGCATTGGGAGTTGAGGCGCTGTACGCGCTCGGCCTGCTGGGTGGGCTGGCGCTATTCGGTTACTGGCGCGAGAAGCGCGCAGCCTTGCCGCTGCGCAGTTGA
- a CDS encoding TAXI family TRAP transporter solute-binding subunit: protein MRRILRDLKIMLLANLWIVPVLAGLVGALFYFVAPPPPMHARMATGAVGGGYHAFAERLQAELEQQGFTLELVESQGSEDNLAKLGQGEVELALVQSGQELSLPDEARGKLSGLGVMYREPLWLFTGRKVQFQRLADLTRLRLAIGSADSGTQAVTAALFAANRIAPADYPKRWQQLGGSRAADSLIAGELDAAFFVGPAENPLIQRLAAEPKLRLVSLRRTEAYLARLPYLSQLEVGEGMLDMAQNTPDRDIVTLGPVATLVAGEEFHPSLTPLILEAAKTVLKNGSLLDPAGSYPAKPPLSLNTLAEADYYYDKGLPILQRYLPFRIASLADRYIILAIPLLVLLFPLFKAIGPIYQWRIRARIYRWYKHLREIDQLLYKGDLPSDIAEEIARLEKLEDELARVEVPLSYSSELYELHMHLRYMIERLQAVQRRSLPAE from the coding sequence ATGCGCCGCATTCTCCGCGACCTGAAAATCATGCTGTTGGCCAACCTGTGGATCGTGCCGGTGCTGGCCGGTCTGGTCGGTGCCTTGTTCTACTTCGTCGCGCCGCCGCCGCCCATGCATGCGCGGATGGCCACCGGCGCGGTGGGCGGTGGTTACCACGCCTTCGCCGAGCGCCTGCAGGCCGAGCTGGAGCAGCAAGGCTTCACCCTGGAACTGGTGGAAAGCCAGGGTTCCGAGGACAACCTGGCCAAGCTCGGCCAGGGTGAAGTCGAGTTGGCCCTGGTGCAGAGCGGCCAGGAACTGAGCCTGCCCGACGAGGCGCGTGGCAAGCTGAGCGGCCTCGGCGTGATGTACCGCGAACCGCTGTGGCTGTTCACCGGGCGCAAGGTGCAGTTCCAGCGCCTGGCCGATCTGACCCGGCTGCGCCTGGCCATCGGTTCCGCCGACAGCGGCACCCAGGCGGTGACCGCCGCCCTGTTCGCCGCCAACCGCATCGCACCGGCCGACTATCCCAAGCGCTGGCAGCAACTGGGCGGCAGCCGCGCCGCCGATTCCCTGATCGCCGGCGAGCTGGACGCCGCCTTCTTCGTCGGCCCCGCCGAGAACCCGCTGATCCAGCGCCTGGCCGCCGAGCCCAAACTGCGTCTGGTCAGCCTGCGGCGTACCGAGGCCTACCTGGCGCGCCTGCCCTACCTGAGCCAGCTCGAAGTCGGCGAAGGCATGCTCGATATGGCGCAGAACACCCCGGACCGCGACATCGTCACCCTCGGCCCCGTCGCCACCCTGGTGGCCGGCGAGGAATTCCATCCCTCGCTGACCCCGCTGATTCTCGAAGCAGCCAAGACCGTGCTGAAAAACGGCAGCCTGCTCGACCCGGCCGGCAGCTACCCGGCCAAACCGCCGCTGTCGCTGAACACCCTGGCCGAGGCCGATTACTACTACGACAAGGGCCTGCCGATCCTGCAGCGCTACCTGCCGTTCCGCATCGCCTCGCTGGCCGACCGCTACATCATTCTCGCCATCCCGTTGCTGGTGCTGCTGTTCCCGCTGTTCAAGGCCATCGGGCCGATCTACCAGTGGCGCATCCGCGCGCGCATCTACCGCTGGTACAAGCACCTGCGCGAGATCGACCAGCTGCTGTACAAGGGCGACCTGCCCAGCGACATCGCCGAGGAAATCGCGCGACTGGAGAAACTGGAAGACGAGCTGGCGCGGGTCGAGGTGCCGCTGTCCTATTCCAGCGAGCTGTACGAGCTGCACATGCACCTGCGCTACATGATCGAGCGCCTGCAGGCCGTGCAGCGCCGCAGCCTCCCCGCCGAATAA
- a CDS encoding M28 family metallopeptidase — translation MQNTIMNRRLMFGSLLATLALPGLAAQDKHSPQFFEALWSPTRIGPHECRGGVLHASPLLLPRCMQADRTSIHLQVLNDIALANGGNRAAGLPGYQRSLDYIQSTLESAGYTVTRQMFPFSAFYPQGPGLLETVAPTPGQFEWEVDFTYLSQTDAGDVTAAAAAVDIALGAGNLSSSGCEAEDFAGFPAGAIALLQRGSCNFQIKAENAAAAGASGVIIFNQGDTEERKGLINATLGDAYAGGIPVLFTTYDLGVSLAQTADVQVHMLTDVVRERTQTYNLIAESRRGNPDNVVMAGAHLDSVFEGAGINDNGSGSAALLELAVQMRKAKPLNKLRFAWWGAEESGLVGSTYYVTELPAEQKAKIKAYLNFDMIASPNFGYFIYDGDGSAFGLQGPPGSAAVERLFEDYYRLRGLPFEGDEITFRSDYAQFFTDGIAFGGLFTGAEELKTEEQAARYGGTAGVALDPCYHAGCDDTNNIDLRALEVNGDAMAFVTGWLALTTKVIDEEIAAAAAGQGLKRSAQAYDITHWGKHWIK, via the coding sequence ATGCAGAACACGATCATGAATCGCCGTCTGATGTTCGGCTCGCTGTTGGCCACCCTGGCCCTGCCTGGCCTTGCCGCTCAAGACAAACATTCCCCGCAGTTTTTCGAGGCGTTATGGAGCCCGACGCGCATCGGCCCCCATGAGTGTCGTGGCGGCGTTTTGCACGCGTCGCCGCTGCTGTTGCCTCGTTGTATGCAGGCTGACAGAACCAGCATTCATCTACAGGTGCTCAACGACATCGCCTTGGCCAACGGTGGCAATCGCGCGGCTGGGTTGCCGGGCTATCAGCGCTCGCTGGATTACATCCAGTCGACGTTGGAAAGCGCCGGCTACACGGTCACTCGACAGATGTTTCCGTTCAGCGCTTTCTACCCCCAGGGGCCAGGTCTGCTAGAAACTGTGGCGCCTACGCCAGGGCAGTTCGAGTGGGAGGTGGACTTCACCTACCTGTCGCAGACCGATGCCGGTGATGTGACGGCGGCAGCGGCGGCGGTGGACATCGCCCTGGGCGCCGGTAACCTCTCCAGCAGCGGCTGCGAGGCCGAGGATTTCGCCGGTTTCCCGGCGGGCGCCATCGCCTTGCTGCAGCGCGGTAGCTGCAATTTCCAGATCAAGGCGGAGAACGCCGCAGCGGCTGGAGCCAGCGGGGTGATCATCTTCAACCAGGGTGACACCGAGGAGCGCAAGGGCCTGATCAATGCGACCCTGGGTGACGCCTATGCCGGTGGGATTCCCGTGCTGTTCACTACCTATGACCTGGGGGTGAGCCTGGCGCAGACCGCTGACGTGCAAGTGCACATGCTCACCGATGTGGTGCGCGAGCGCACCCAGACCTACAACCTGATCGCCGAAAGTCGCCGTGGCAATCCGGACAACGTGGTGATGGCCGGTGCCCACCTGGATTCGGTGTTCGAGGGCGCGGGGATCAACGACAACGGCTCGGGCAGTGCCGCTCTGCTGGAGTTGGCGGTGCAGATGCGCAAGGCCAAGCCGCTGAACAAGCTGCGTTTCGCCTGGTGGGGCGCCGAGGAGTCGGGGCTGGTGGGCTCGACCTACTACGTCACCGAGTTGCCGGCCGAACAGAAGGCGAAGATCAAGGCTTACCTGAACTTCGACATGATCGCTTCGCCCAACTTCGGCTACTTCATCTATGACGGCGACGGCTCGGCCTTCGGCCTGCAAGGTCCGCCCGGTTCGGCGGCAGTGGAGCGTTTGTTCGAGGATTACTACAGGTTGCGCGGTCTGCCGTTCGAGGGTGACGAGATCACTTTCCGCTCCGACTACGCCCAGTTCTTCACCGATGGTATCGCCTTTGGCGGGCTGTTCACCGGGGCCGAGGAGCTGAAGACCGAGGAGCAGGCCGCGCGTTACGGCGGCACCGCCGGAGTCGCCCTGGACCCCTGCTACCACGCCGGCTGCGATGATACGAACAACATCGACCTGCGTGCCCTGGAGGTCAATGGTGATGCCATGGCCTTTGTCACCGGTTGGCTGGCGCTCACCACCAAGGTTATCGATGAAGAGATCGCGGCCGCGGCGGCGGGCCAGGGGCTGAAACGTAGCGCTCAGGCGTATGACATTACCCATTGGGGCAAGCACTGGATCAAGTGA
- the yejK gene encoding nucleoid-associated protein YejK, which produces MPIRHCIVHLIDKKPDGTPAVLHARDSELSSSQAMENLLADLNESYNAKQGKAWGLFHEESGAYPFSGWLKQYLDGEKDFTAFSRQAVEQLQKLMEESNLATGGHVLLAHYQQGMTDYLAIALLHHSEGVTVTEALDVAPAKHLDLGQLHLAARINISEWQNNKQSKQYISFIRGKNGKKVSDYFRDFIGCQEGVDAPSETRTLLKAFSDFVESEDLPEEQARAKTDTLVDYASSQAKIGEPMTLEDLSGLIDEDRPRAFYEHIRNKDYGLAPEFPADKRTLNQFRRFTGRAEGLSISFESHLLGSAIEYDEARDMLIIRQLPTQLKDQLKRRKD; this is translated from the coding sequence ATGCCGATCCGCCACTGCATCGTCCACCTGATCGACAAGAAGCCCGACGGCACCCCCGCCGTGCTGCACGCCCGCGACAGCGAGCTGAGCAGCTCGCAGGCCATGGAAAACCTCCTGGCCGATCTCAACGAGAGCTACAACGCCAAGCAGGGCAAGGCCTGGGGGCTGTTCCACGAGGAATCCGGCGCCTACCCGTTCAGCGGCTGGCTCAAGCAGTACCTGGATGGCGAGAAGGACTTCACCGCCTTCAGCCGCCAGGCGGTGGAACAGCTGCAGAAGCTGATGGAAGAGTCCAACCTGGCCACCGGCGGCCATGTGCTGCTGGCCCACTACCAGCAAGGCATGACCGACTACCTGGCGATCGCCCTGCTGCATCACAGCGAAGGCGTGACCGTGACCGAGGCGCTGGACGTGGCCCCGGCCAAGCACCTCGACCTCGGCCAGCTGCACCTGGCGGCGCGCATCAACATCAGCGAGTGGCAGAACAACAAGCAGTCCAAGCAGTACATCTCGTTCATTCGCGGCAAGAACGGCAAGAAGGTCTCGGACTACTTCCGCGATTTCATCGGCTGCCAGGAAGGCGTCGATGCGCCGAGCGAGACCCGCACCCTGCTCAAGGCCTTCAGCGACTTCGTCGAGAGCGAAGACCTGCCGGAAGAACAGGCCCGCGCCAAGACCGACACTCTGGTCGACTACGCCAGCAGCCAGGCCAAGATCGGCGAGCCGATGACCCTGGAAGACCTCTCCGGGCTGATCGACGAAGACCGCCCGCGCGCCTTCTACGAGCACATCCGCAACAAGGATTACGGCCTGGCCCCGGAATTTCCGGCGGACAAGCGCACCCTCAACCAGTTCCGCCGCTTCACCGGGCGCGCCGAGGGCCTGTCGATCAGCTTCGAGTCGCACCTGCTGGGCTCGGCCATCGAATACGACGAGGCGCGCGACATGCTGATCATCCGCCAGCTGCCGACCCAGCTGAAGGATCAGCTCAAGCGCCGCAAGGACTGA